In Syngnathus acus chromosome 5, fSynAcu1.2, whole genome shotgun sequence, a genomic segment contains:
- the smug1 gene encoding single-strand-selective monofunctional uracil-DNA glycosylase 1 yields the protein MLNDIAVLQPDGNEQDSKEKNISKWTPELNATPSCRFLQLELELNAHLRGLSFGEPVHYVYNPLEYAWETHRCYVEKYCQAGQSFLFLGMNPGPFGMAQTGVPFGEVKSVVNWLKITGAVGRPDNEHPKRRISGLACAQSEVSGARFWGFFQKLCGEPAAFFRHCFVHNLCPLIFMSSSGKNLTPPELDIRERKELLRLCDIALCQAVEALGVSMVIGVGRVAEQRARRALAAAGMDVRVEGIMHPSPRNPLANKGWESVAKAKLAQLGILPLLSNDTRPESSHTQETL from the exons atgtTAAACGACATTGCAGTGTTGCAACCTGATGGAAACGAGCAGGactctaaagaaaaaaatatatcgaAGTGGACCCCGGAACTCAACGCGACCCCTTCATGTAGGTTCCTGCAGCTCGAGCTGGAGCTCAACGCGCATCTCCGTGGGCTCAGTTTCGGGGAACCCGTCCACTATGTGTACAACCCACTGGAGTATGCGTGGGAGACGCACCGGTGCTACGTAGAGAAGTACTGCCAGGCGGGACAGAGCTTCTTGTTTTTGGGCATGAATCCGGGACCGTTCGGCATGGCCCAGACGGGG GTTCCTTTTGGCGAAGTGAAGTCAGTCGTGAACTGGTTGAAGATCACAGGGGCAGTCGGTCGCCCCGACAACGAGCATCCGAAACGCCGCATCAGCGGCCTGGCCTGCGCTCAGAGCGAAGTGAGCGGCGCCCGCTTCTGGGGCTTCTTCCAAAAGTTGTGCGGCGAGCCTGCTGCTTTCTTCCGTCACTGTTTTGTACACAACCTTTGCCCCCTCATTTTCATGAGCAGCAGCGGGAAGAACCTGACCCCCCCTGAGCTCGATATCCGTGAGCGCAAGGAGCTCCTGCGCTTGTGTGACATTGCCCTGTGCCAAGCCGTGGAGGCCCTGGGTGTCTCCATGGTGATCGGTGTGGGCAGGGTGGCAGAGCAGCGGGCACGCCGGGCTCTTGCCGCAGCTGGTATGGACGTGCGAGTGGAGGGCATCATGCATCCTTCCCCCAGGAACCCTTTGGCTAATAAAGGCTGGGAGAGTGTGGCTAAAGCTAAGCTAGCACAACTAGGCATCCTCCCTTTACTTAGCAACGACACAAGGCCAGAATCCTCTCACACTCAAGAGACTTTATAG
- the LOC119122605 gene encoding retinoic acid receptor gamma-A-like isoform X2, translated as MFDCMEALGLAPRPLYDVSAQGSCMLSKAPPFFSSLDPFAWAGTGSLQSVETQSTSSEEMVPSSPSPPPPPRVYKPCFVCQDKSSGYHYGVSSCEGCKGFFRRSIQKNMVYTCHRDKNCQINKVTRNRCQYCRLQKCFEVGMSKEAVRNDRNKKKKDVKEEVVLPENYELSGELEELVNKVSKAHQETFPSLCQLGKYTTNSSSDHRVQLDLGLWDKFSELSTKCIIKIVEFAKRLPGFTTLTIADQITLLKSACLDILMLRICTRYTPEQDTMTFSDGLTLNRTQMHNAGFGPLTDLVFAFAGQLLPLEMDDTETGLLSAICLICGDRMDLEEPGKVDKLQEPLLEALKIYTRRRRPNKPHMFPRMLMKVTDLRGISTKGAERAITLKMEIPGPMPPLIREMLENPDAFEDSSDSAESPAPAAAAAPPVVQTIKQEEKSTYESAVEEEEEEDDDYWDEDRERLADSDAEPWGEAAAAATSTNKKSGTTQ; from the exons ATGTTCGACTGCATGGAGGCTCTGGGGCTGGCCCCGCGCCCCCTCTACGATGTGTCTGCGCAGGGATCCTGCATGCTGTCCAAGGCGCCCCCGTTCTTCTCCAGCCTGGACCCCTTCGCTTGGGCCGGGACTGGCAGCCTTCAGT CCGTGGAGACCCAGAGCACCAGCTCCGAGGAGATGGTGCCCAGCTCGCCTtctcctccgccgccgcctcgcGTCTACAAGCCCTGCTTCGTGTGCCAGGACAAGTCGTCTGGATACCACTACGGGGTCAGCTCCTGTGAGGGCTGCAAG GGTTTTTTCCGGCGCAGCATTCAAAAGAACATGGTGTACACGTGCCACCGAGACAAGAACTGCCAGATCAACAAGGTGACTCGTAATCGTTGTCAGTACTGCCGGCTGCAAAAATGCTTCGAGGTGGGCATGTCCAAAGAAGCGGTACGTAATGACcgcaacaaaaagaaaaaggacgTGAAAGAGGAGGTGGTGCTGCCTGAAAACTACGAGCTGAGCGGCGAGCTCGAGGAGCTGGTCAACAAAGTGAGCAAAGCCCACCAGGAGACATTTCCGTCGCTGTGCCAGCTGGGCAAATACACCACA AACTCGAGCTCTGACCACAGAGTCCAGCTGGACTTGGGCCTGTGGGACAAGTTCAGTGAGTTGTCCACCAAGTGCATCATCAAGATTGTGGAGTTTGCCAAGCGACTACCAGGCTTCACTACGCTAACCATCGCCGACCAGATCACCCTCCTCAAGTCTGCTTGTCTGGACATCCTG ATGCTGAGGATATGCACGCGCTATACCCCCGAGCAAGACACCATGACTTTCTCGGACGGCCTGACCCTCAACAGAACCCAGATGCATAACGCCGGCTTCGGCCCGCTCACAGACCTGGTGTTCGCCTTCGCCGGGCAGCTGCTGCCCTTGGAGATGGACGATACTGAGACGGGACTCCTCAGCGCCATCTGCCTCATCTGCGGAG ACCGTATGGACCTGGAAGAACCCGGTAAGGTGGACAAGCTGCAGGAGCCGCTGCTGGAAGCGCTGAAGATTTACACACGCCGCCGACGCCCCAACAAGCCTCACATGTTCCCGCGCATGCTGATGAAAGTCACCGACCTGCGGGGAATTAGCACTAAAG GTGCAGAGAGAGCCATCACACTGAAGATGGAGATCCCCGGTCCCATGCCGCCGCTCATCAGGGAGATGCTGGAAAACCCGGACGCTTTTGAGGACAGCAGCGACTCGGCGGAAAGCCCCGCAccggccgccgccgcagcgCCGCCCGTCGTTCAGACCATCAAGCAAGAGGAGAAATCCACGTACGAGTCGgcggtggaggaggaagaggaggaggatgacgaCTATTGGGACGAGGACAGGGAACGGCTGGCGGACAGTGACGCCGAGCCGTGGGGGGAAGCGGCTGCAGCGGCGACCAGCACAAACAAGAAAAGCGGGACAACGCAGTAG
- the LOC119122606 gene encoding LOW QUALITY PROTEIN: calcium-binding and coiled-coil domain-containing protein 1-like (The sequence of the model RefSeq protein was modified relative to this genomic sequence to represent the inferred CDS: inserted 1 base in 1 codon) has translation MEKQYPQSSVVFRNVGQRYFPQTRVECHYSVTATHQWSSSDWIGIFKVGWSSLSEYHTYAWSLVPEGYAEGSAVDSCALFQAFYLPRPSPVEYRFVYVDKMGKVCAQSRPFTFXRPKPLDELETLSEERNEEEGGGYDDEEELLLVVPRAQLLQSELDKCLREKAELRQAVQEAKQEIEEERRSNVTAKVEWESERDALKEELDQLGQNLTHKCDALKKVEGENKDVKSSEENLSSELSQLTDEQAHIQQQMKDLEDEVKVLTDREKETKVEMERQEEILMKLSAQIKNVEEKRKLLQAEHETSQAEVRGLQARLEASERSAEGLRGELRELGTRHGHTHAELHQSRLQVAQLGLQLSEEKLLLREERANWALEREAFRSAAQADHQKIEDLRIKVQRAEERLQEKEKMPFWRENDSDSKQTDSGKKQVMQAVDRRLANSVFSESASFIMW, from the exons ATGGAGAAACAATATCCACAGTCCTCGGTGGTGTTTCGAAATGTGGGTCAACGTTACTTCCCCCAAACCAGAGTCGAGTGTCACTACAGCGTGACTGCAACCCATCAGTGGAGCAGCAGTGACTGGATTGGGATCTTCAAG GTGGGATGGTCGTCACTTAGCGAGTACCACACGTACGCTTGGTCGCTTGTCCCCGAAGGCTACGCCGAAGGAAGTGCTGTTGACAGCTGTGCACTTTTTCAAG CTTTCTACCTGCCTCGCCCCAGCCCGGTGGAGTACCGATTCGTCTACGTCGACAAGATGGGGAAAGTGTGCGCCCAAAGCCGACCCTTCACCT TGCGCCCCAAACCTCTGGATGAGTTGGAGACCTTGAGTGAAGAGCGAAATgaggaagaaggaggaggctaTGATGACGAGGAGGAGCTGCTCCTCGTAGTCCCCAGAGCTCagctgctccag AGTGAGCTGGACAAGTGCTTGAGGGAGAAAGCAGAGTTGCGGCAGGCTGTGCAGGAGGCCAAACAGGAAAtagaggaggagaggaggagcAACGTAACAGCTAAGGTGGAATGGGAGAGCGAAAGGGATGCTTTGAAGGAGGAGTTAGACCAGCTCGGTCAAAACCTGACACATAAATGTGACGCCTTGAAGAAAGTGGAAGGAGAAAACAAA GATGTGAAAAGCAGTGAGGAGAATCTCTCCTCGGAACTGAGTCAACTTACGGATGAACAAGCGCACATTCAGCAACAAATGAAAGACTTGGAAGATGAAGTCAAGGTGTTGACTGATAGAGAGAAAGAGACAAAAGTGGAGATGGAAAG GCAGGAGGAGATACTGATGAAACTATCAGCTCAGATCAAAAATGTCGAAGAAAAGAGAAAGTTGCTGCAG GCAGAGCATGAAACTTCGCAGGCAGAGGTCCGCGGCCTGCAAGCTCGCCTGGAGGCGAGCGAGCGCTCAGCCGAGGGACTTCGCGGCGAGCTGAGGGAGCTGGGCACCCGCCATGGGCACACCCACGCCGAGCTGCACCAAAGCCGACTGCAGGTGGCCCAACTGGGCCTGCAGCTCTCTGAGGAGAAGCTTCTTCTCAGGGAGGAGCGTGCCAACTGGGCCCTGGAGAGAGAAGCTTTCCGGAGTGCGGCGCAG GCTGACCACCAGAAAATAGAGGACCTCAGGATTAAAGTGCAAAGGGCGGAAGAGCGACTGCAGGAGAAGGAGAAAATGCCGTTTTGGAGAGAGAATGACAGTGATAGT AAGCAGACTGACAGTGGCAAGAAACAAGTGATGCAGGCCGTGGACCGCCGCCTTGCGAACTCTGTCTTCAG TGAATCGGCGAGCTTCATCATGTGGTGA